From Mycolicibacterium nivoides, a single genomic window includes:
- a CDS encoding SURF1 family protein — protein MKRLTFLLRPQWIALFIVVAAFAYLCFTVLAPWQLGKNTKTSRENNQISHSLQADPVPVTTLLPQQDSIAPDAQWQRVTATGHYLPKAEVLVRLRVVDGEPAFEVLTPFAVDGGPVVLVDRGFITPIDGNKVPEFAAAPAGQVTITARLRDAEARVVGKEPFRGEDGAQQVYSINTEQISSITGVPLAGSYLQLVADQPGGLGEISLPHLDAGPFLSYGIQWIAFGIVAPLGLGYFVYAEIQQRRRERAAAQKASDEPARELTNEEKLADRYGKRR, from the coding sequence ATGAAGCGGCTGACCTTCCTGCTGCGGCCCCAGTGGATAGCGCTGTTCATCGTGGTGGCGGCATTCGCCTACCTGTGTTTCACCGTGCTGGCGCCGTGGCAGTTGGGCAAGAACACCAAGACCTCGCGGGAGAACAACCAGATCAGCCATTCGCTGCAGGCCGATCCGGTTCCGGTCACCACCCTTCTGCCGCAACAGGATTCGATCGCACCCGACGCCCAGTGGCAGCGCGTCACCGCCACCGGCCATTACCTGCCCAAGGCCGAGGTGCTGGTCCGGCTGCGGGTGGTCGACGGCGAGCCGGCCTTCGAGGTGCTCACCCCGTTCGCCGTGGACGGCGGGCCGGTGGTGCTGGTCGATCGCGGCTTCATCACCCCCATCGACGGAAACAAGGTGCCCGAGTTCGCGGCCGCACCGGCGGGCCAGGTGACCATCACCGCGCGTCTGCGTGATGCGGAAGCCCGGGTCGTGGGCAAGGAGCCGTTCCGCGGCGAGGATGGCGCGCAGCAGGTGTATTCGATCAACACCGAGCAGATCTCCTCGATCACCGGGGTGCCACTGGCCGGGTCGTATCTGCAGTTGGTGGCCGACCAGCCCGGCGGGCTCGGGGAGATCTCGCTTCCCCACCTCGACGCCGGACCGTTCCTGTCCTACGGCATCCAGTGGATCGCGTTCGGCATCGTCGCCCCGTTGGGACTCGGCTACTTCGTCTACGCCGAGATACAGCAACGTCGGCGCGAACGGGCCGCCGCCCAAAAGGCGTCCGACGAGCCCGCCCGCGAACTCACCAACGAGGAGAAGCTCGCCGACCGCTACGGGAAGCGCCGCTGA
- a CDS encoding DUF3052 domain-containing protein — MVAAAGTDSGPNYAHILGIQKDQIVQELGWDEDSDDDIRADIEEACGSELLDEDSDEVVDVVLLWWRDDDGDLVDRLMDAITPLAEDGVIWVVTPKTGKPGHVQPAEIAESAPTAGLMQTSSATLGDWAASRLVQPKSKAAGKRAP, encoded by the coding sequence GTGGTCGCGGCGGCGGGGACGGACTCAGGCCCGAACTACGCCCACATCCTGGGGATCCAGAAGGATCAGATAGTCCAGGAACTGGGTTGGGACGAGGATAGCGACGACGACATCCGGGCCGACATCGAGGAAGCGTGCGGCTCCGAGCTGCTCGATGAGGATTCGGACGAAGTCGTAGATGTCGTATTGCTCTGGTGGAGAGACGACGACGGGGATCTGGTCGACCGGCTCATGGACGCCATCACTCCACTCGCCGAGGACGGCGTGATCTGGGTGGTGACCCCCAAGACCGGTAAGCCTGGGCACGTGCAGCCCGCGGAGATCGCCGAATCGGCGCCGACGGCGGGTCTGATGCAGACCTCGTCGGCCACCTTGGGGGACTGGGCGGCGAGTCGGTTGGTGCAGCCGAAATCGAAGGCAGCGGGCAAGCGGGCGCCGTGA
- a CDS encoding peroxiredoxin, whose product MLAVGAPAPDFTLRDQNGRPITLSGYRGAKDVLLVFFPLAFTGVCEGELGEIRDKLPLYENDDTATLAISVGPPPTHKIWSIESGFTFPVLSDFWPHGAVTQAYGVFNSDAGYPNRGTFVVDRAGQIRFAEMMDPGQARDQAVWREALAALKG is encoded by the coding sequence ATGCTCGCTGTCGGCGCCCCGGCGCCCGATTTCACGCTCCGGGACCAGAACGGCAGGCCGATCACCCTCAGCGGGTACCGCGGCGCCAAGGACGTGCTGCTGGTGTTCTTTCCGCTGGCCTTCACCGGCGTGTGTGAGGGCGAACTCGGAGAGATCCGCGACAAGCTGCCGTTGTACGAGAACGACGACACGGCGACGCTGGCCATCTCGGTCGGACCGCCTCCGACGCACAAGATCTGGTCGATCGAAAGCGGATTCACGTTCCCGGTGCTGTCGGATTTCTGGCCGCACGGCGCGGTCACCCAGGCCTACGGCGTGTTCAACTCCGATGCCGGATACCCGAACCGGGGCACGTTCGTCGTCGACCGGGCCGGCCAGATCCGCTTCGCCGAGATGATGGACCCGGGTCAGGCACGCGATCAGGCCGTGTGGCGGGAGGCACTGGCCGCGCTGAAAGGGTGA
- a CDS encoding cobalamin biosynthesis protein translates to MFARRSRRAWQGRAAGIAVGFLADLLLGDPTRGHPVAGFGTGAARLEKLTYADNRGAGVLHTGLLLGGLAGLGWAAGRGDRVWVTAAATYVALGGTSLNRVGHQMATLLATDDVAGARRLLPSLCGRDPAALDVSGLTRATVESLAENTSDAQVAPLFWAAIGGVPAVLVYRGANTLDAMIGHRSPRYNYFGWAAARFDDVLNYLPARLTGVLAVLCAPVVDGSPAAALRAWRHDASRHPSPNAGVAEASFAGALGVRLGGPTQYAHQLEIRPTLGDGRIPEVVDVARAVRLSRAVQASAAAVAVLLALSGASRSGRRASPRW, encoded by the coding sequence GTGTTTGCGCGTAGAAGCCGACGAGCCTGGCAAGGTCGGGCCGCTGGTATCGCCGTGGGATTCCTGGCCGACCTGCTGCTGGGGGACCCGACCCGCGGACATCCGGTGGCCGGGTTCGGCACTGGCGCAGCACGGTTGGAAAAGCTGACCTACGCCGACAATCGCGGGGCAGGCGTCCTGCACACCGGGCTGCTGCTCGGCGGGCTGGCCGGGCTGGGCTGGGCAGCGGGGCGCGGTGACCGGGTCTGGGTGACGGCGGCGGCCACCTATGTCGCACTCGGCGGCACATCGCTCAACCGGGTCGGGCATCAGATGGCGACGCTGCTGGCCACCGACGACGTGGCCGGAGCCCGTCGACTTTTGCCCTCCCTGTGCGGGCGGGATCCCGCCGCGCTGGATGTCTCGGGCCTGACGCGGGCCACCGTGGAATCGCTGGCCGAGAACACCTCTGACGCCCAGGTGGCACCGCTGTTCTGGGCGGCGATCGGCGGGGTACCAGCAGTGCTGGTGTACCGGGGAGCCAACACGCTGGACGCGATGATCGGGCACCGCTCGCCGCGCTACAACTACTTCGGTTGGGCGGCAGCCAGATTCGACGATGTACTGAACTATCTGCCGGCCCGGTTGACCGGGGTGCTGGCGGTGCTGTGTGCCCCGGTGGTGGACGGGTCGCCGGCCGCGGCGTTGCGCGCCTGGCGGCACGACGCATCCCGCCATCCCAGCCCCAATGCCGGGGTGGCCGAGGCGTCTTTCGCCGGGGCGCTCGGGGTGCGTCTGGGCGGCCCGACGCAGTACGCGCATCAGCTGGAGATCCGGCCGACCCTGGGCGACGGGCGCATCCCCGAGGTGGTCGATGTGGCCCGGGCGGTGCGGCTCTCGCGCGCCGTGCAGGCCTCGGCGGCCGCGGTGGCGGTGCTGTTGGCGCTCAGCGGCGCTTCCCGTAGCGGTCGGCGAGCTTCTCCTCGTTGGTGA
- a CDS encoding protein tyrosine phosphatase produces the protein MAEKMFAHQISERGLADVVRVSSGGTGGWHAGDGADARACLVLRERGYPSDHVAAQVSDDHLGADLVVALGRNHLRILTDLGVPDERLRMLRSFDPRSGAHARDVEDPYYGAKTDFEDVFTVIEASLPGLHSWVDQALTARGIVA, from the coding sequence ATGGCCGAGAAGATGTTCGCCCACCAGATCAGCGAGCGCGGCCTGGCCGACGTCGTCCGGGTGAGCAGCGGCGGCACCGGCGGCTGGCATGCCGGTGACGGCGCCGACGCGCGTGCCTGCCTGGTGTTGCGCGAGCGCGGCTATCCCAGCGATCACGTCGCGGCCCAGGTCTCCGACGACCATCTCGGCGCCGACCTGGTGGTCGCGCTCGGTCGCAACCACCTGCGCATCCTGACCGATCTGGGGGTGCCGGACGAGCGGCTGCGGATGCTGCGCTCGTTCGACCCGCGCTCGGGCGCGCATGCTCGAGACGTGGAGGACCCCTACTACGGCGCCAAGACCGATTTCGAGGATGTGTTCACCGTGATCGAAGCGTCCCTGCCCGGGCTGCACAGCTGGGTCGATCAGGCACTGACCGCCCGAGGAATCGTGGCCTGA
- the cobC gene encoding Rv2231c family pyridoxal phosphate-dependent protein CobC: MSSRNRVGARAGARYHGDQAALPGMLDFAVNVRPGGPPAWLTDRLTSRLPDLGSYPSQADQRRAVDAVATRHGRAADEVALLAGGAEGFALLAGLRPELAALIAPSFTEPEAVLAEAGVRIHHVVLPAPFTLAGMAVPDEADLVVVGNPTNPTGVLHRREDILAFRRPGRLIVVDEAFADGIPGEAQTLASESLPDVLVLRSLTKTWSLAGLRVGYALGAPEVLARLTARRPHWPLGTLQLEAIAAASSPEAVAEADAGARRLAELRGAMVAGLDGLGLHVVAGDAPFVLFTVPDAELMRKHLESKSIAVRRCDTFVGLPENYLRAAVRPEWPALIDAMTEVLQ, encoded by the coding sequence GTGTCGAGTCGAAACCGTGTAGGGGCCCGTGCCGGCGCCCGCTACCACGGCGACCAGGCCGCATTGCCGGGCATGCTGGACTTCGCGGTCAACGTGCGCCCCGGCGGTCCTCCGGCCTGGTTGACCGACCGGCTGACGTCCCGGCTGCCCGACCTGGGCAGCTACCCGAGCCAGGCCGATCAGCGCCGGGCCGTCGACGCCGTCGCGACCCGCCACGGCCGCGCCGCGGACGAGGTGGCCCTGCTGGCCGGCGGGGCCGAGGGATTCGCCCTGCTGGCGGGACTGCGGCCGGAGCTCGCCGCCCTGATCGCCCCGTCGTTCACCGAACCCGAAGCGGTCCTGGCCGAGGCCGGGGTGCGGATTCACCACGTGGTGTTGCCCGCACCGTTCACCCTCGCCGGCATGGCGGTGCCGGACGAGGCCGACCTGGTGGTGGTCGGCAACCCGACCAATCCCACCGGGGTGTTGCACCGCCGCGAGGACATCCTGGCGTTTCGCCGGCCGGGCCGGCTCATCGTCGTGGACGAGGCGTTCGCCGACGGCATCCCCGGTGAGGCGCAGACGCTGGCCTCCGAATCGCTGCCCGACGTGCTGGTGCTGCGCAGCCTGACCAAGACCTGGTCACTGGCCGGGCTGCGGGTGGGCTATGCCCTGGGTGCGCCCGAGGTGCTGGCCCGGCTCACCGCGCGCCGCCCGCACTGGCCGCTGGGCACGCTGCAACTGGAGGCGATCGCTGCGGCCAGCAGTCCGGAGGCGGTAGCCGAGGCCGATGCCGGGGCACGGCGCCTCGCCGAACTCCGGGGTGCGATGGTCGCCGGGCTCGATGGGCTCGGCCTGCACGTGGTGGCCGGCGACGCGCCGTTTGTGCTGTTCACGGTGCCCGACGCGGAGTTGATGCGAAAACATCTGGAAAGCAAAAGCATTGCGGTACGCCGTTGCGATACTTTCGTGGGCCTGCCGGAAAATTACCTGCGCGCCGCGGTGCGGCCGGAATGGCCCGCGCTGATCGACGCCATGACGGAGGTGCTGCAATGA
- a CDS encoding oxygenase MpaB family protein, with protein MRLGPAPRPRRVTDLLNPAAALLPAANVIMQLSAPGVGYGVLESPVDSGNVYKHPFKRARTTGTYLAAATMGTNADRALLRAQIDRVHAIVRSRESSPVSYNAFDPRLQLWVAACLYRYYVDMHEFLYGPLDEESADAIYADARTLGTTLQVRDEMWPEDRNAFDSYWKQSLQDLRIDPPVREHLYGVATLAFLAFLPAPIRLLAGRFNLFATTGFLPAEFRGHMRMSWTADQQRRFERLLTGLRVADRVIPHEVWLLGYQLYLWDMRIRDRFGKRVV; from the coding sequence ATGAGGCTGGGTCCGGCACCACGCCCGCGACGGGTCACCGATCTGCTCAACCCGGCGGCGGCGCTGCTGCCCGCGGCCAATGTCATCATGCAGTTGTCCGCCCCGGGTGTCGGTTACGGCGTCCTGGAGAGCCCGGTGGACAGCGGCAACGTCTACAAGCATCCGTTCAAACGGGCCCGCACCACCGGCACCTACCTGGCCGCAGCCACCATGGGCACCAATGCCGACCGTGCGCTGCTGCGCGCGCAGATCGACAGGGTGCACGCCATAGTCCGCTCACGGGAGTCAAGCCCGGTGTCCTACAACGCTTTCGACCCGCGGTTGCAGCTGTGGGTGGCGGCCTGCCTGTACCGCTACTACGTCGACATGCACGAGTTCCTCTACGGGCCGCTCGACGAGGAATCCGCCGACGCGATCTATGCCGATGCCCGCACCCTGGGCACCACTCTGCAGGTGCGCGACGAGATGTGGCCCGAGGACCGCAACGCCTTCGACTCGTATTGGAAGCAGTCGCTGCAGGACCTGCGGATCGACCCGCCGGTGCGCGAGCATTTGTATGGAGTGGCCACTTTGGCGTTCTTGGCGTTTCTGCCCGCGCCGATACGGCTGCTGGCCGGGCGGTTCAACCTGTTCGCCACCACCGGGTTCCTGCCCGCGGAGTTCCGCGGTCATATGCGGATGAGCTGGACGGCCGATCAACAGCGGCGGTTCGAGCGGTTGTTGACCGGGCTGCGGGTCGCCGATCGCGTGATCCCCCACGAGGTGTGGTTGCTCGGCTATCAGCTTTATCTGTGGGACATGCGGATCCGTGACCGCTTCGGCAAACGGGTGGTCTGA
- a CDS encoding HAD-IA family hydrolase, with protein sequence MTDTLERTRPQLVLFDLDGTLTDSAAGIVSSFRHALAQVGAGVPDGDLAGRIVGPPMHETLQSLSRGETSFDADAAIAAYRADYTSRGWAMNSLFDGVEPLLADLRAAGVRLAVATSKAEPTARRILEHFGLDGYFEVIAGASPDGVRAAKADVVAHALAQLEPLPQRVLMVGDRMHDVEGAAEHGIDTVVVGWGYGATDFSGPTAVTAHAHVDTVAALREVLGV encoded by the coding sequence GTGACTGACACGCTGGAACGCACCCGACCGCAGCTGGTGCTGTTCGACCTCGACGGCACCCTGACCGATTCGGCGGCCGGGATCGTGTCGAGTTTCCGCCACGCGCTGGCCCAGGTCGGTGCCGGTGTCCCCGATGGTGACCTGGCGGGACGCATCGTGGGTCCGCCCATGCACGAGACGCTGCAGTCGTTGAGCCGCGGTGAGACGAGCTTCGACGCCGACGCCGCGATCGCCGCCTACCGCGCCGATTACACGAGCCGCGGATGGGCGATGAACAGCCTGTTCGACGGCGTCGAGCCGTTGTTGGCAGATCTGCGCGCGGCCGGGGTGCGGCTGGCCGTCGCGACCTCGAAGGCCGAGCCCACGGCGCGGCGCATCCTGGAGCATTTCGGCCTGGACGGCTATTTCGAGGTGATCGCGGGAGCCAGCCCCGACGGCGTCCGGGCGGCCAAGGCCGACGTGGTCGCCCACGCGCTGGCCCAACTCGAACCCCTGCCGCAGCGCGTCCTGATGGTCGGTGACCGGATGCACGATGTCGAGGGCGCGGCCGAGCACGGCATCGACACCGTGGTGGTCGGCTGGGGCTACGGCGCCACGGACTTCTCCGGTCCCACCGCGGTGACTGCGCACGCTCACGTCGACACCGTCGCCGCACTTCGGGAGGTGCTCGGTGTCTGA
- a CDS encoding Nif3-like dinuclear metal center hexameric protein produces the protein MSARPVGVPLTDVIAALDAAYPPQLAHDWDSVGLVCGDPDEPVESVTIAVDATEAVVDEVPERGLLLAHHPLLLRGVDTVAADTAKGALIHRLIRTGRALFTAHTNADAASPGVSDALAEALGLTVDAVLSPAASGPDLDKWVVFVPASDAPKVREALFDAGAGRIGDYSHCSWSVAGTGQFLPHDGATPAIGEVGTVEQVAEDRVEVIAPSRLRATVLSALRAAHPYEEPAFDIFALAPIPGDVGIGRIGELDRPVPLSVFASRVRAALPATSWGVRTSGDPDAMVSRVAVCGGAGDSLLGTVARAGVQAYVTSDLRHHPADEHRRASPVALVDVAHWATEFPWCAQAAGVLHRQFGDALQVRVSSVRTDPWNVEC, from the coding sequence ATGAGCGCGCGACCGGTCGGGGTGCCGTTGACCGACGTGATCGCCGCACTGGACGCGGCGTACCCGCCGCAGCTGGCCCACGACTGGGACTCGGTGGGGCTGGTGTGCGGCGATCCCGACGAGCCGGTCGAATCGGTGACCATCGCAGTCGATGCGACCGAGGCCGTGGTCGACGAGGTACCCGAACGTGGACTGCTGCTGGCCCACCACCCGCTGCTGCTGCGCGGCGTGGACACCGTCGCGGCCGACACCGCCAAGGGCGCGCTGATCCACCGGTTGATCCGCACCGGGCGGGCCTTGTTCACCGCGCACACCAATGCCGATGCGGCCTCGCCCGGGGTGTCCGATGCGCTGGCCGAGGCGCTGGGCCTGACTGTCGACGCGGTGCTGTCGCCGGCGGCGTCGGGTCCCGATCTGGACAAATGGGTGGTGTTCGTGCCGGCCTCGGACGCGCCGAAGGTGCGAGAGGCGCTGTTCGACGCGGGCGCCGGGCGCATCGGCGACTACTCGCACTGCAGTTGGAGCGTGGCCGGAACCGGGCAGTTCCTGCCGCATGACGGGGCCACCCCGGCCATCGGCGAGGTGGGCACCGTCGAGCAGGTGGCCGAGGACCGGGTGGAGGTGATCGCCCCCTCACGGCTGCGCGCGACCGTCCTGTCCGCCCTGCGGGCCGCGCATCCCTATGAGGAGCCTGCCTTCGACATCTTCGCCCTGGCCCCGATTCCCGGTGACGTGGGAATCGGCCGGATCGGCGAGCTGGACCGACCGGTCCCGTTGTCGGTCTTCGCATCCCGGGTGCGAGCGGCACTGCCGGCGACCTCATGGGGCGTGCGGACCTCGGGTGATCCCGACGCGATGGTGTCGCGGGTCGCGGTGTGCGGGGGAGCGGGCGATTCACTGCTGGGCACGGTGGCCCGGGCCGGCGTACAGGCCTATGTCACATCGGATCTGCGGCACCACCCCGCCGACGAGCACCGCCGGGCCTCACCGGTCGCGCTGGTCGACGTGGCGCACTGGGCCACCGAATTCCCCTGGTGCGCCCAGGCGGCGGGGGTGCTGCACAGACAGTTCGGCGATGCGCTGCAGGTGCGGGTGTCGTCGGTGCGCACCGACCCGTGGAACGTCGAGTGCTGA
- a CDS encoding VOC family protein — protein sequence MTFPALAHVAVTVRDLAVSGPWYRTLFDADPVLDEDTDAGFHHLVWLLEGGTLFGIHQHRNPAPDERFSEFRVGLDHVGFGCASRAELQAWVDRLDGLGIAHGGIVDAPYGSGLSFRDPDGIALEFFAGN from the coding sequence ATGACGTTCCCAGCGCTCGCTCATGTGGCGGTCACCGTCCGCGATCTGGCGGTCAGCGGCCCGTGGTACCGCACGCTGTTCGACGCCGATCCGGTGCTCGACGAGGACACCGACGCCGGCTTCCATCACCTGGTGTGGCTGCTGGAGGGCGGCACACTGTTCGGCATCCATCAACACCGGAATCCCGCGCCCGACGAGCGTTTCAGCGAGTTCCGGGTGGGCCTGGACCACGTCGGCTTCGGCTGCGCGTCGCGTGCGGAACTGCAGGCCTGGGTGGACCGGCTCGACGGGCTGGGCATCGCCCACGGCGGGATCGTCGACGCGCCGTACGGGTCGGGGCTGAGTTTTCGCGATCCCGACGGCATCGCCCTGGAGTTCTTCGCCGGGAACTGA
- a CDS encoding zinc ribbon domain-containing protein: MKAEVKQQRSLLALTEVDAELGRLAHRAKNLAEQQQVDEAQAAHAAASDGVGVLGIALEDLEAQVTKLESEIDSVRQREDRDRGLIDGGTVGAKQVAEIQHELETLQRRQSSLEDSLLELMERREELSNQQAEALQRIDDLQTALSAAQRARDAALVEIDQAKHQAVTRRDGLVSVIDPELVSVYERQRARGGAGAGLLQGRRCGACRIEIDRGESARIAAAAEDDVLRCPECGAILLRIKQ, encoded by the coding sequence ATGAAAGCCGAAGTAAAACAACAACGTTCGCTTCTCGCGCTGACCGAGGTCGATGCCGAACTCGGGCGCCTGGCGCACCGCGCCAAGAACCTGGCCGAACAGCAGCAGGTGGACGAGGCGCAGGCCGCGCACGCCGCGGCCAGCGACGGGGTAGGCGTCCTCGGCATCGCGCTGGAAGACCTGGAAGCCCAGGTGACCAAGCTTGAGAGCGAGATCGACTCGGTACGTCAGCGTGAGGACCGCGACCGCGGGCTGATCGACGGCGGCACGGTGGGCGCCAAACAGGTCGCCGAGATCCAGCACGAACTGGAAACGTTGCAGCGCAGGCAATCCAGCCTGGAGGACTCGCTGCTGGAGCTCATGGAACGGCGCGAGGAACTGTCGAATCAGCAGGCCGAGGCGCTGCAACGCATCGACGACCTGCAGACCGCTCTGTCCGCGGCGCAGCGGGCCCGGGATGCCGCGCTGGTGGAGATCGACCAGGCCAAGCATCAGGCCGTGACTCGCCGCGACGGGCTGGTGAGCGTCATCGATCCCGAACTGGTCAGTGTCTACGAACGTCAGCGGGCCCGGGGCGGCGCGGGGGCCGGGCTGCTCCAGGGCCGGCGCTGCGGCGCCTGCCGGATCGAGATCGACCGCGGGGAGAGCGCCCGGATCGCCGCGGCCGCTGAGGACGACGTGCTGCGTTGCCCCGAGTGCGGGGCAATCCTCTTGCGGATCAAGCAGTGA
- a CDS encoding bifunctional RNase H/acid phosphatase, whose product MKVLVEADGGSRGNPGPAGYGAVVLDADHDAVLAERKEAIGRATNNVAEYRGLIAGLEAATELGAAEVAVSMDSKLIVEQMSGRWKVKHPDLIPLQRRAAELAAGFERVSYAWIPRERNSHADRLANEAMDAAAGIVSDTPAVEPAKQPVQAEQAAPSAPGWTGATGAPTRLLLLRHGQTELSIARRYSGRGNPALTEEGRRQADAAARYLGARGGVAAVVTSPLERAYETATAAAKALGVDVRVDDDLIETDFGDWEGLTFAEAAQRDPELHRRWLQDTSVEPPGGESFDAVAHRVRRARTRIISEYGEATVLVVSHVTPIKTILRLALDAGEGILYRLHLDLASLSIAEFYADGGSSVRLVNQTAYL is encoded by the coding sequence GTGAAGGTACTTGTCGAAGCAGACGGCGGCTCCCGGGGCAATCCCGGACCGGCGGGCTACGGCGCCGTCGTGCTCGACGCCGACCACGACGCGGTGCTGGCCGAGCGCAAGGAAGCGATCGGCCGGGCCACCAACAACGTGGCCGAATATCGCGGACTGATCGCCGGTTTGGAGGCCGCCACCGAGCTGGGGGCTGCCGAGGTGGCGGTGTCGATGGATTCCAAACTCATCGTGGAACAGATGTCGGGGCGCTGGAAAGTCAAGCATCCCGATCTGATTCCTCTGCAGCGCCGGGCTGCCGAACTTGCCGCTGGTTTCGAACGGGTCAGCTACGCGTGGATCCCGCGGGAACGCAACAGCCACGCCGACCGGCTGGCGAACGAGGCCATGGACGCGGCCGCGGGCATCGTCAGCGACACGCCCGCCGTCGAACCGGCCAAACAACCCGTCCAGGCAGAGCAGGCCGCACCGTCGGCACCTGGGTGGACGGGTGCCACCGGGGCACCCACCCGGCTGTTGCTGTTGCGTCACGGTCAGACCGAATTGTCGATCGCCCGCCGGTATTCGGGGCGCGGCAACCCGGCGCTGACCGAGGAGGGGCGCAGGCAGGCCGACGCTGCCGCGCGCTATCTCGGTGCACGCGGCGGCGTTGCGGCGGTGGTCACCTCGCCGCTGGAGCGGGCGTATGAGACGGCGACAGCTGCGGCCAAGGCGCTCGGCGTTGATGTCCGCGTCGACGACGACCTGATCGAGACGGACTTCGGCGATTGGGAAGGGCTCACGTTCGCCGAAGCCGCGCAACGGGATCCGGAACTGCACCGGCGCTGGCTGCAGGACACGAGCGTCGAGCCACCCGGGGGCGAGAGCTTCGACGCGGTGGCCCATCGGGTCCGCCGGGCCCGCACCCGGATCATCTCCGAGTACGGCGAGGCGACGGTTCTGGTGGTCTCCCACGTGACCCCGATCAAGACGATCCTGCGGCTGGCGCTCGATGCCGGCGAGGGAATCCTGTACCGGCTGCATCTGGACCTGGCATCGCTGTCGATCGCCGAGTTCTACGCCGACGGAGGATCTTCGGTCCGGTTGGTCAACCAGACCGCGTACCTGTAG